In Agromyces sp. Leaf222, the genomic window CCTGAATTCCGGGTCGGCCGGCCGCCACACCCCCGCGAATCCGGCGCAGATGCTTGGCTGCGGCATCCGTCGGTCATATGGTCGGCTCATGCGGGTCATGTTGAAGCTCACGCTCGACTGCAGGCCGGATGCCGCGTGGCGGGCGTTGCACAGCCCCGCCGTGCTGCGCGAGGTCGTCGCCCCGTGGCTCGACTTCACCTCGCTCGAACCAGGCGGGCTGCCGACCGCGTGGACCGAGGGGCGTCACCGCCTGCAGCCGCGCGCGTTCGGGCGTGTGCCGATCGGCGAGGAGGTGGTCGACCTCAGCCATCCCGGCGGGCTTCCGCCAGGCGTCCGCATGCTCCGCGACGGCGGCGGCGCGCTCACGGGCCCGTTCGCGCTGTTCGACCGGTGGGATCACCGCATGGCCGTCTCGGCGCTGCCCGACGGGCGCACCCTCTACCGCGACCGTCTCGTCGCGCACGCCGGCGCCCTCGACGCCGTCGCCTGGTACCCGACCTGGGCGTTCTGGCAGTGGCGCGGTCGCCGGCTCCGCCAGCTCGCGCCCACCTGGTCGTTCGATCCACCCGGAACGGCGGATGCCGCGGCGACACGCCCCGACGAGGCGCCGCCGCCCGGCGCACCCGCCCGAGCCGCGACATCCGGCCGACCAGGGACATACGGCCGAGCCGGGACATCCGACCGACCCGCGACATCCGCCCGACCAGAAGGGGGCACCGCATGACCGCCTCGAACCCGTCGCTGCAGCTCACGGACTGGCGACGACGCGTGTTCGGGCTGTACGCGGGCGTGCGCCAGCTCAGCGCCCACGACCCCGCCGCCGGCCACGAACTCTGGAAGTCGGGGCGCGACGAGCTCTTCGCCGGGCATCCGCAGTCGCCGCTGCTGCCCGACGACCGGGCCTCATTCACCGGGCTGAACGTGTCGCGCTACGACCCCGACTGGCGCTTCGAGCTCGAGGTGCGCCGGCCCGCCGAGCCACAGAAGCTCGTCGTCGACAGCGCCACCGACGGCAAGATCCGCTTCGCGCTGGTCGGCACTGTTCGCGTGCCCTACCTCGGTTCGCTCGACGTCTGGCGGCTCACCCAGTACGCGGGCGGGCTCTTCCTGCCCGTGAAGGACACGCTCGCCGGCGCACCCGGCGGCACCTACGGCGGCGGGCGCTACCTGCTCGACACGGCCAAGGGCGCCGATCTCGGCGAGGGCGCCGGCCTCGACTCCCTCATCGTCGACTTCAACTTCGCCTACAACCCGTCGTGCGCGTACGACCCGTCGTGGTCGTGCCCGCTCGCGCAGCCGGGCAACACGCTCCGCGATGAGGTGCCCGTCGGCGAGCGCCTGTCGCGGTGATCGGGGCCCACGACACGACCGGCGGGGCATTCACAGCGTCGGCCCGGCGGCATCCGCTATGCTCGTTGGTGGTGTGCGCGATGAACGCGCCGCCTGCGTCGTAGAAACGCTTTCCGGGCAGGGCCTCATCAGAGGGCGCCCGTTGACTCTCATACGGCGAACGGATGCGCCGACCGGCGCCTTCGCCAATCCCATCGCCGGGCCGATCCGCCGCACCGCGCCGCCGCACCACTGCGAACGCGCACCTGCGCCGGCATCACCGTGCGGTGCGCCCCGAAAGGCACCCATGACCGACACCACCTTCAGCACGCTGGGCGTTCCCGCGCCCATCGTCGCGGCCCTCTCGGCCGACGGCAAGACCAGCCCCTTCCCGATCCAGGTCGACACCCTGCCCGACACGCTCGCCGGGCGCGACGTGCTCGGCCGCGGCAAGACGGGCTCCGGCAAGACCCTCGCGTTCTCGATCCCGATGGCCGCGCGCCTCGGCGGCGAGCTCGCCGGCGGCAAGCGCCGCCCCGGCCGCCCCCTCGGCCTCGTGCTCGCCCCCACGCGCGAGCTCGCAACCCAGATCGACGCCGTGCTCGCCCCGCTCGCCAAGGCGTACGGCATGACCACCACCACGATCTTCGGCGGCATCAGCCAGAAGCGCCAGGTCGACGCACTGCGCGCCGGCGTCGACATCGTCGTGGCCTGCCCCGGCCGCCTCGAAGACCTCATGAAGCAGGGTCACGTGACCCTCGACGCCGTCGAGATCACCGTGCTCGACGAGGCCGACCACATGGCCGACCTCGGGTTCCTGCCCGTCGTCACGCGCATCATGGACAAGACCCCCCAGTCCGGCCAGCGCCTGCTCTTCTCGGCGACGCTCGACAACGGCGTGGACAAGCTCGTCAAGCGCTTCCTCCACAACGAGGTGCTGCACTCGGTCGACGAGGCCACCTCGCACGTCGCCGCGATGACCCACCACGTGTTCGAGGTCGACGACGTCGACGCGAAGAACGACCTGATCACCGCGCTCGCCTCCGGCACCGGCCGCCGCATCCTCTTCATGCGCACCAAGCACCACGCCAAGAAGCTCGCGAGGAAGCTCGCCGAGCAGGGCATCCCCGCCGTCGACCTGCACGGCAACCTGTCGCAGCCGCAGCGCGACCGCAACCTCGCCGCGTTCGGCGACGGCTCGGTCAAGGTGCTCGTGGCCACGGATGTCGCGGCTCGCGGCGTGCACGTCGACAACGTCGAGCTCGTGATCCACGTCGACCCGCCCATGGAGCACAAGGCGTACCTGCACCGCTCGGGCCGCACCGCTCGCGCCGGCAGCGAGGGCGACGTCGTCACCATCTGCCTCCCCTCGCAGAAGCAGGACCTCAAGACCCTGCTCCGCAAGGCCGCGATCCAGGTCGTGCCCGAGCGCGTGACCGCGAAGTCCCCGTCGGTCGTGAAGCTCGTCGGCGACGTCGCCCCGTTCGTGAAGCCCGCGCCCCGCGCTGCCGTGCAGCAGCAGGGCGGCGGCGGTCGCTCGCAGGGCGCGAACGCGCAGCGCAAGCGTGCAGCTCGCGACGGCGCTCCCGTCTCGGGCGAGGCCCGCACCGAAGGCGGCGGCCGTCGTCGCGGCGCACGTGGCAACGGCGGCGCCGGTGCTGCGGATGTCGCGCCCGGCGCTCCCCGTCGCGACCGGTCCGGCCGGCCCGCCGAGGCCAGGGCCAACGCTCCCAAGCAGGGCGGCGGCCACAGCCGCGGCGCGCAGACCACCGGCGCACAGCGTGGAGCATCCGGTCGCCCTGCGAAGCAGCCGCTCCGCGTCGGCAGCCTCGTCGGCCAGAGCAGCCAGCGCACGAACCGTCGCGCCCAGGGCTGATCCCGCCCGAGCAACGCACCTGACGGCCCCGACGAGCACCTGCTCGTCGGGGCCGTCGGCGTCTGCGGGCGCGGTGCCGTGTCGAGGCCGACCGGCACGAGGCATCCGCTCCACGACGACGCATTGTCACCGATGGACAACGATCGGGCGCACGGACCGGCTCGATTTGTCGTGCGCCGCACCCTGGCTTAGCCTCTGGGTATGAGCACCGAAGTCGTTGCCGAAGCCCTTGTGATCCGTCCGGTCCGCGATTCCGACGCCGAGGCACTGGGGCGCGTGCACGCCCAGTGCTGGCACGAAGACTACGACCAGCTGGTCGACCAGGCCACCCTCGCGAACCTCTCCCCTCGCCGCATGGCCGAGCTCTGGGCCCACCGGCTCGGGCAGGGCGATGCGCACACCTACATCGCCGCCCTCGTCGACGGCGAGATCGTCGGCTTCGCCGGCGCCGGCCCCGCCCGCGACGACGATGCGCCCCGCGAGCGCGAGCTGTTCTTCATCCACCTGCTCGACTCGCACCACGGCCACGGCATCGGGCAGAAGCTCTTCGACGCCACCGTCGGCGACGAGGCCGTCACCCTCTGGGTGCCCTCGGCCAACGAGCACGCGATCGGCTTCTACGAGCGCAACGGCTTCACCGCCGACGGCGCCTCGCACGACGAGCCGTTCCTCGGCGAGTCGATCCACGAGATCCGCATGGTGCGCTGAGCGGGCGCATTCGAGATTCGACCGAGACGAGCGGGTGCTGCGGCATCCGCTCGTCTCGCGTTCGGAGCCCACGCCGAGGCGTCGGCCCCGCACGCGCACCCTCGGCGGAGCGTTCGAACCGGCGTTAGTCTGGCCCGATGCCGATCCCTGTCATCCTCGACGTCGACACGGGTGTCGACGACGCACTCGCCCTCGTCTTCGCCGCGCGTCACCCCGAGCTCGAGCTGCTCGGCGTGAGCTGCGTCGCCGGCAACGTGGCGCTCGACCAGGTCGTCGAGAACACGCTCCGGGTGCTCGCCGCCGCGGGTCGCGACGACGTCCCGGTCGCCGCGGGTGCCCGTCGCCCGCTCATCGAGGCGGCCAGGGCGGCCACCGTGCACGGAACCGACGGACTCGGCGGGGTCGAGCTCCCGGCCTCCTCGCGCACGGTCGAGCCCGAGCACGCCGTCGAGTTCCTGCGCCGCACGATCCTCGCCGCGCCGCGACCCGTGACGCTCGTCGCACTCGCGCCGCAGACCAACGTCGCCCTCCTGCTGCGCACGCACCCCGACGTGGCGCGGAACCTGGAGCGCATCGTGTTCATGGGCGGTTCGGCGTCGGTGGGCAACGCGACCGCCGTCGCCGAGTTCAACGTCTGGCACGACCCGGAGGCGGCCGCGATCGTGCTCGACTCGGGCGTTCCGACCTGCATGTACGGGCTCGACGTCTTCAACGAGGTCGGGGTTCCGCAGGAGCTCGCCGCGCGGCTCGAGAACGGCGAGAACCCGCTCGGCCGCGTCGTCGGAGCCTTGCTCGGCCATCGCGTCGCGGGCTCGGCCGACGGATCGTTCGAGTACAGCGGCCTCATCGGCGACGCCGGCGCGGTCTGCTCGCTCGTCGACCCCGACGCACTCGGCATGCGACGGCTGCCCGTGCGGGTCGAGCTGTCGGGATACGCGAGGGGCCAGACGCTCGTCGACCAGCGCAGTCGCCCCGGCGAGGACCTCGTGCACGGCGACGGAGTCGAGTGGGAGCAGGTCGAGGTCGCACTCACGGTCGACGCGCCACGCCTCGCGCGCGTGTTCCTCGAGACGCTCGGGCTGCCGACGGCCTAGAAGCGGAGGCTCAGCTCGGAGCGGATGCCGCGGCATCCGTCCCCCGAACGGACGAACGGACGAACGGACGAACGGGCGACGCGGGATCACCGCGTCGCCCGTCCTGCTGGTCCTGGTCAGTTGAATGCGGCCAGGTAACTCGGGATCGTGTCGGTTCCGCTCGCCTCGTCGCCGAGGTCGTTCACGACGTGGCTGATGATGCCGTTGCCGCCGAGTGACACCGCGAGCAGGTTGCGGAGCCGGATCCCCGGCTTCGCCGGAGCCTCGATCGCGCTGTGCGTGACGATGCTCGGATCGACGTTGTTGTAGGAGTAGACGCCGACGCCCCATGCCTGGTGCTCGTCGACGTCGTCGGTGACCTTGTAGCCGGCCCAGCCGAGCGTGGAGCCGTTCATCCACGCCGCCTGGTTCGGCGGGTCGTACGCCAGCTCCGACTGGTAGAACACGGTGCGCCCGCGCTCACCGCTCCAGACGGTGTTGTACTGCTGGAAGTGCTCGACGAACAGGCCGTAGGCCGTCACGTCGTCGCCCGTGACCACGAGGCCGCGGTCGGCGGTGTTCAGGTTCCAGCCGATGCCCTCGCCGTGATCGCCGCGCCACGACCAGATGTGGTCGACGAGCGTGTCGTCGGCGTGCACCACGAGCGCGTCGTCGACCTTGCCGGCGACCGCACCGCCGACGCGGAGGAACACGTCGTGCAGCGAGATCGGGTCGTCGGAGTGGTCGGCGGATGCCCCGGGCTCGCCCACCTCGAGCAGCACGGGCGCGTGCTCGGTGCCGGCGTCGAAGAGCACGCCGGCGAGCTTGACCCCGTCGACGTCGGCGAGGCGCATCGCGGCGACCCCGCCGTCGTTCACGATGGTGGCGTAGCCGAGCCCGAGCACGACCGTGTCGGCGCGATCGACCTCGATCGTCTCGTCGACGTGGTAGATGCCGGGCGTCAGCAGCAGGTTCAGGCCCTGTGCGAGCGCCTGGTTGATGCGCTCGGCCGAGTCGCCGGGCTGCGCCACGTAGAACTCGTCGAGCGGGATCGACTCGCCGGGCGTCTGGCCGCCGTCCCACGTGGTGCCTCGCGTGTTCGTCGCAAGGCTCGGCACGAACACCGCCCAGTCGTCGCCGGCCCAGTACAGGTACGGCTTCTCGCGCGTGATCGGGCTCGTGTCGAGCACCGTGTGCGACGGGTTCGGGAAGTGCGGCGCTGGCGAACCCTCGACGCCCGAGAACACCATGTTCCACACCGAGCCCTCCCACGACCCGAACGTGGAGTCGCGGCTCAGCCACTGCTGCTGCGAGTACGAGCGCACCGCGCCGTCGACCTTGGAGTCGGCGATGAAGCCGCCGCTCGCCCAGCCGTAGCTCGAGGGGGCCAGGTTGAGCGCCCCCTTCACGTGCACGCGGCGCATCGGCGCGGCCTGCGAGACCGCCCAGCGCGCCTCGCCCGTGTGTGGGACGATCGCGAGGTTCTCGACCGAGCGCCAGAAGTTCTGCGTCGCGTTGCCGCCGAACCACTGCGCGTCGGCCCAGACGCCGCCGTTGATCGTGACGTCGTCGGGGTGGCGCCCTGCACCGCTGATCGAGGTGTTGAACCCGACGTTCGCGTGCACGTCGTAGCTGCCCGGCTTGAACAGGAACTGCGAGCGGGCGGGCCCGAACTGGTCGGTCTCCTGCGCGGTGAACGCGGCATCGAGCTCGGCCTGGATGGTCGAGTCCGGCGTCTGGTCGTCGTACACGTGCACGTTCGGGCCGAGGTCGCCGCCGCCTGGAATCACGCCCACCGGCGGTTCGCCTCCTTCGCCGACGAGCACCTGCAGCTCGAAGATCGAGTACCCGTATCCCGTGCCGCGCTGCGTTCCCTGGAGCCGCAGCCATCGGCCCTCGGCGTCGACGGCCACGGTGTCGTGGCCGCCGTCGCCGGCCGTGACGGTGGCCGCGGTGGTCCAGTTCGAGCCGTCGTCGGAGACCTGCACGCGGTATCCGCGTCCGTAGGCGGCCTCCCAGTCGATCTCGATGGAGCAGATGTCGCGCTCCTCGCCGAGGTCGAGCGCGAGCCATTCGGCATCCGCGAAGGAGGAGCCCCACCTCGTCTGCGCGTTGCCGTCGACGGCGAGGTTCGCGGTGAACGGCCCCTCCGAGCTGGAGGCACTCGCCGTGGTCGAGCCCGCAGGCAGCGCCTCGCAGTCCGCAGCGTTCGCGGGTGCCGCGCCGGCCAGGACCAGGCCGCTGCCGATCAGGCCGGCCGTCGAGAGTGCGGCGAGGGTCCTCGCACGCACGGTTCGTCGTTTCGTCATGTCATCTCGCATTCGGATCACGCCTTCGGGATCAGGTTGTACTGCTCGTCGAGCACGGCGCCGCGGTGCGGCTTGTAGAGGTCGTAGCCGCGCGGGTTGCACTGCAGCCCGCCGTTGATGCACTGCTCGACGAGCCGGTCGAGCACCTCGGGCTCCCACGCGTTGAAGAAGTCGTAGTGCCACGACTGATCCGATCCGCTCGCGAGCCGCACATCCGACATGTCGCCGCTCACCGGCCACGCGATCTTGAACTCGATCATCGGCACCGCGATCGGATGCGTCATCGGGCACTGTCCGTTCACGGGGTACGCCATGTGCGGGCCGTGGCCCATCTCCTGCGCGGCCTTGGGCGTGAGGTGCATGCCGTCCCAGCACGAGGGCGCCTGGTAGCGGATGTTCAACTCGGTGCCAGGGTCGCAGAAATCGGGGATGTCCCAGCTCTTCGAGATCCCGCCGCACTCCCAGCCCTCGACCGCGCCGGGCGCGGTGCGGAAGGACTCGGGGGTGGCCTTCATGTCGCCCGCGACGAACCGCAGGCCCTGCGGGAACGGCTGCACCTTCTTGTAGTCGTCGATGCCGGACTTGTAGTAGATCGTCATCGGGATGTCGGGCTCGATCACCTCGGTCCCCTTGTAGAGGGCCGGGAACCAGTACGACGAGTGGTCCTGCGGCACCGTGCAGGTGGAGTCGGTGTTCGCGAGCAGCGAGTCGGTCGTCGTGAACGCGTCGGTCGAGCGGTTGCCGACGAAGGTGTGCAGGTGCGATGCGCCCGGCTGGCCCGGGTAGACGATCGGGTCGTCCGGACGGTTGTGCGAGAAGGTGCAGTTCGCCTGGAACTCGTGGTGGGTGACCTCGTCGTTGAAGACGGGCGGGTCCTCGGGGTCGACGACCTCGCCGTCGCCGTAGACCTGGAACTCGAGCAGCGAGTAGCCGTAGCCGGTCGCGCGCTCGGATCCGACGAACTGCACGTAGCGGCCGGCGCCCGTGAACTCGAGCGTCTGCACGCCGCCGTTGCCGTCGGTGACGGCAGCGACGGTGTCCCACTGCTGCGCGTCGTCGGACACCTGGATGGTGAAGGCCTCGCCGTAGGCGGCCTCCCAGTCGAGCACGACCCGATCGAGCGGATGGCTCGCGCCGAGGTCGACGCGGAACCACTCGCCGTCGGACGGGGCGCTGGCCCAGCGCGTCGACCGGTCGCCGTCGACGGCGAAGCGCGGGCCGAGTCCGCCGGACTCGGAGCTCGAGGCGCTCGTGAGCGCCCCCCGCGAGAGCAGGGTGTCGGATGCCGCGTTCGCGGCGTTCGCGGCGTTCGTGGCGACGAGCGAACCCGCGACGAGTCCGACGGCCGCGAGGCCGGTGACGGCGATCGCGAACGGCAGGGGCCTGCGGATGGCGTCGGCGCGAGACGACGAGCCGTCGCCGCCGGCGGTGTCCGTCGCGTGCCGGTGGGTGGGAAGGGGGAACATCGGTGTACGTCCTTCGTGAAGAGCGGTGGATCCTGGCGCCGTGCGCCGGATGCGGTGCGTTCGGTCCGGTTCGGACCTGGGCTCGGGATGGCGCGCGGGCGCGCGCCTGCGACCGGTCGCGGGGATGCGGTTGCGCGACTCGGGTGAGGCGGTGGGGAACCCGGGCCGGCGTGGAGTGGGGGCGCCGGCCCGGGTGGCTCGGATCAGGGCAGGTCGTAGATGCCGACCTCGAAGAGCGAGTAGCCCCATTCGGTGCCGCGCTCGGTGAGGTTGAGCTTGACGTAGCGTGCGGTGCCTGCGGCGTCGAACGTGTCGATGCCGCCGTCGCCGCCGGTGACCGTCTTGATCGTGGACCAGTTCGTGCCGTCGTTCGAGGTCTGCACCTCGTAGGACTTCGCGTACGCGGATTCCCAGACGAGCTGGAACCGGTCGAACGCCTTCGGCGACCCGAGGTCGACCTGGATCCATCCGTTCGGCGCCCATTCGCCTGACCACCGGGTGGCCGTGTTGCCGTCGAACGCCTGGCCGGGCGTGTAGTTGTCGCCCCAGGTCTGGAAGCTCGACGCGGTCGCCGTCTTGCCGAGCGCGACGTTCGTGCCGGGCACCGCGGGCGGCACGACCTTGAACGAGCGGGTCTCGACGCCGACGTTGCCCTTGCCGTCTTCAACGAAGACGTAGGCCTTCCAGACACCGAGCTTCTGCGGCGCCACCACGGTGATCGCGTCGCCGCTGCGCTGGTGCTCGACGTACTGCACGCCACCGGCGCCGTCGATGTACTTCGAGTTGAAGAACGTGACGTACGTCAGCGGGTCGCCGTCGGGGTCGCTGACCGAGAGGTTGAACGTGAACGGCTGGCCGGCCACGATCGAGCCCGACGACGGGATCGACATCGAGCTGATGCGGGGCGGGGTGTTGCCGCCCGCCGCAGAGC contains:
- a CDS encoding DUF1684 domain-containing protein, translated to MTASNPSLQLTDWRRRVFGLYAGVRQLSAHDPAAGHELWKSGRDELFAGHPQSPLLPDDRASFTGLNVSRYDPDWRFELEVRRPAEPQKLVVDSATDGKIRFALVGTVRVPYLGSLDVWRLTQYAGGLFLPVKDTLAGAPGGTYGGGRYLLDTAKGADLGEGAGLDSLIVDFNFAYNPSCAYDPSWSCPLAQPGNTLRDEVPVGERLSR
- a CDS encoding DEAD/DEAH box helicase, whose protein sequence is MTDTTFSTLGVPAPIVAALSADGKTSPFPIQVDTLPDTLAGRDVLGRGKTGSGKTLAFSIPMAARLGGELAGGKRRPGRPLGLVLAPTRELATQIDAVLAPLAKAYGMTTTTIFGGISQKRQVDALRAGVDIVVACPGRLEDLMKQGHVTLDAVEITVLDEADHMADLGFLPVVTRIMDKTPQSGQRLLFSATLDNGVDKLVKRFLHNEVLHSVDEATSHVAAMTHHVFEVDDVDAKNDLITALASGTGRRILFMRTKHHAKKLARKLAEQGIPAVDLHGNLSQPQRDRNLAAFGDGSVKVLVATDVAARGVHVDNVELVIHVDPPMEHKAYLHRSGRTARAGSEGDVVTICLPSQKQDLKTLLRKAAIQVVPERVTAKSPSVVKLVGDVAPFVKPAPRAAVQQQGGGGRSQGANAQRKRAARDGAPVSGEARTEGGGRRRGARGNGGAGAADVAPGAPRRDRSGRPAEARANAPKQGGGHSRGAQTTGAQRGASGRPAKQPLRVGSLVGQSSQRTNRRAQG
- a CDS encoding GNAT family N-acetyltransferase, which encodes MSTEVVAEALVIRPVRDSDAEALGRVHAQCWHEDYDQLVDQATLANLSPRRMAELWAHRLGQGDAHTYIAALVDGEIVGFAGAGPARDDDAPRERELFFIHLLDSHHGHGIGQKLFDATVGDEAVTLWVPSANEHAIGFYERNGFTADGASHDEPFLGESIHEIRMVR
- a CDS encoding nucleoside hydrolase; this encodes MPIPVILDVDTGVDDALALVFAARHPELELLGVSCVAGNVALDQVVENTLRVLAAAGRDDVPVAAGARRPLIEAARAATVHGTDGLGGVELPASSRTVEPEHAVEFLRRTILAAPRPVTLVALAPQTNVALLLRTHPDVARNLERIVFMGGSASVGNATAVAEFNVWHDPEAAAIVLDSGVPTCMYGLDVFNEVGVPQELAARLENGENPLGRVVGALLGHRVAGSADGSFEYSGLIGDAGAVCSLVDPDALGMRRLPVRVELSGYARGQTLVDQRSRPGEDLVHGDGVEWEQVEVALTVDAPRLARVFLETLGLPTA
- a CDS encoding discoidin domain-containing protein, yielding MTKRRTVRARTLAALSTAGLIGSGLVLAGAAPANAADCEALPAGSTTASASSSEGPFTANLAVDGNAQTRWGSSFADAEWLALDLGEERDICSIEIDWEAAYGRGYRVQVSDDGSNWTTAATVTAGDGGHDTVAVDAEGRWLRLQGTQRGTGYGYSIFELQVLVGEGGEPPVGVIPGGGDLGPNVHVYDDQTPDSTIQAELDAAFTAQETDQFGPARSQFLFKPGSYDVHANVGFNTSISGAGRHPDDVTINGGVWADAQWFGGNATQNFWRSVENLAIVPHTGEARWAVSQAAPMRRVHVKGALNLAPSSYGWASGGFIADSKVDGAVRSYSQQQWLSRDSTFGSWEGSVWNMVFSGVEGSPAPHFPNPSHTVLDTSPITREKPYLYWAGDDWAVFVPSLATNTRGTTWDGGQTPGESIPLDEFYVAQPGDSAERINQALAQGLNLLLTPGIYHVDETIEVDRADTVVLGLGYATIVNDGGVAAMRLADVDGVKLAGVLFDAGTEHAPVLLEVGEPGASADHSDDPISLHDVFLRVGGAVAGKVDDALVVHADDTLVDHIWSWRGDHGEGIGWNLNTADRGLVVTGDDVTAYGLFVEHFQQYNTVWSGERGRTVFYQSELAYDPPNQAAWMNGSTLGWAGYKVTDDVDEHQAWGVGVYSYNNVDPSIVTHSAIEAPAKPGIRLRNLLAVSLGGNGIISHVVNDLGDEASGTDTIPSYLAAFN
- a CDS encoding DUF1996 domain-containing protein; translated protein: MFPLPTHRHATDTAGGDGSSSRADAIRRPLPFAIAVTGLAAVGLVAGSLVATNAANAANAASDTLLSRGALTSASSSESGGLGPRFAVDGDRSTRWASAPSDGEWFRVDLGASHPLDRVVLDWEAAYGEAFTIQVSDDAQQWDTVAAVTDGNGGVQTLEFTGAGRYVQFVGSERATGYGYSLLEFQVYGDGEVVDPEDPPVFNDEVTHHEFQANCTFSHNRPDDPIVYPGQPGASHLHTFVGNRSTDAFTTTDSLLANTDSTCTVPQDHSSYWFPALYKGTEVIEPDIPMTIYYKSGIDDYKKVQPFPQGLRFVAGDMKATPESFRTAPGAVEGWECGGISKSWDIPDFCDPGTELNIRYQAPSCWDGMHLTPKAAQEMGHGPHMAYPVNGQCPMTHPIAVPMIEFKIAWPVSGDMSDVRLASGSDQSWHYDFFNAWEPEVLDRLVEQCINGGLQCNPRGYDLYKPHRGAVLDEQYNLIPKA